TTGAAAAGGGAAAATACAATCCAACTCTTCGTCTTTGTCTATCGATTGCAAAAGCGCTAGATAAAACGTTAGATGAATTATTTTGGGAGGATTGATAAATATGAAGAAATCATGGGTTTCAAGGTTCTTGCCAGAGGATGAATACAAAGAAAAAATGATGCTGTATTTTATAGCTGAAGCTTCCTTAATTCTCATGTTGCTATTGATTATTTATGGAATTTTTGATCATTATTTGTTCAATGGAGATCTTCTTGGTGTCCTTGTGGCTATGTTTTCTATCGGGGTTTTTAGTATATATGTCCTCATAAGATACACCTTTTCAGGTGTTGAACATCCTGAAGTGACGAGTGAAAAAGAGTTTTCAAAAAAGAAAAAGATGATTCGAAAGGGCAGTTTAGTTTTCATGTTTGTATTTTTGACTTTTCTATTGTTACAAAAGGGAATTCCCTCTAATCTATTAGAAATTGTTGATTTAATAGGTCCTACGATTATTGCAGGTGTGTTTTGGTTTGTAGTTAGCTATTTCTCACTTAAAGCATCGTTTAAGAAAAATAGAGAATTGTTAGATGAGTAACTCATTTTTCAATTGTTGAATCCAAGAGAGCACT
This portion of the Bacillus carboniphilus genome encodes:
- a CDS encoding helix-turn-helix transcriptional regulator, which gives rise to MNNRIKVARVEKSLTQAELAKKVNVTRQTIGLIEKGKYNPTLRLCLSIAKALDKTLDELFWED
- a CDS encoding DUF6773 family protein, which produces MKKSWVSRFLPEDEYKEKMMLYFIAEASLILMLLLIIYGIFDHYLFNGDLLGVLVAMFSIGVFSIYVLIRYTFSGVEHPEVTSEKEFSKKKKMIRKGSLVFMFVFLTFLLLQKGIPSNLLEIVDLIGPTIIAGVFWFVVSYFSLKASFKKNRELLDE